A region of the Brevibacillus laterosporus genome:
AACTGCACCTTTCTCAACTGTGAAAGTATCGCCTTCGATATCCACAAACTTCATATCTTGCAATAAAACGAGACTGTCTCCGATCTGCAATGGTAAATGATCAAAATTTGACATTCGAATCCTCCTTTTTAAGGGCAACCACTTTCATAGCAGCGTTGCAGATGGCTTGTTCCCTAGTTTCTCCTGCACCTTCCCACTCTTTTGGATAAATGAAATTACCGTCTACAAGCTTAAATGTTGCAATCCATCCATCTTCATTAGACATAAGCTCAAACAGATAAAAGTGCCCAAGTAACTTATCCACCACTTGGAACGCATCTGTCAGGCTGTGAAAAGGATTCCAAAAGTTCACTGGCTTTATTTTCAAACCTTCATCATTGACCCAATATTCAGCGTAATACGGTAATCCAGCGTCGTTGTTCGGCAAATTCTTTTGCTCCCACCCCATCACCTTAGTTGCCAGTGTTTCAATGATCTGCTGTTCGGTCATTGTGCTTCCTCCAATAGCTCTGGATTTTCGTAGATATTGCCGATTACTTCCGCATGATTTGGATAAATTTTCACTCCGCTTTTTTTAGATTGAAGTTCATCATCATCATTGAACTTCTTACATTTATTTAAAACGTAACCTTCCGATGGTCGATAACTAACAACTCCAATAAAATAGCCTGAATCGTCAATTTCATAATCTTCTGCTCCCAGACTTATAGGGTTTATAACAACTCTACCAATTTCAAAATTGCGTTTGACGATATCCCCCTCATAAATCTCCTTGCCGTTGCGGTCTTTGAGTCCGGTGTATTGCATGAGGATAACACTCTCAGAAATATCTAAGTCATCGTTTACACCAATGACATCTCCATCTGCTGTAATATAAAAATGGCCGTCGTCTTGAATGATGATTTCATTTGCTTTATCCCAAATTCTGAACTTTATCTCTCGCATTCTAACGCCTCCTATTTTTGTCCCAAATGATAGAGATATGCTCTATCAAGCAATCACAATATTGACCCGTGTCTGTCTATCGCTTTATATGCACGTTGATATCCTATTTTCTTGAAAACAACTAAAGCATTAGTAAATGGCGCATTTATTTTACTTCCACCAAATTTCAAACGATGCCTAATGAACCAAATTTCGCCTTGCATACAATACTTGTGCCACCACTCTGAGCAAGTTCTAGCTGGTACTAAGCAAACAACTGTGGCTCCTTTTTGTGCTTCCTCAAATGCTTTCTGAACCCATTTACTGATTTCGCGTCCATAGGGGGGATTCATCCAACAAACACCTGTCCACTCTTGCTTTAATCCGTCCTGATCTGGTGTGAAGTATCTCTCACATTTTGCATTGTCAGGCAATGCGCACACATCAATGGTGAAATTAAACATTTCATTGAGCCTATCAAAGAGATCCTGCGGTGTTTCCCAAACGTTCGTAACAGTTTGAGGATTGAAGAATACACCTTGATTAAAGTTTGATTTCATCCTCTCTCCACATCCATTTTCTTTTTTTGTCCCAACGGCCACTCTTCCTTTACCTCCGAACCATATCAAAGGTGATCTAGCCATCAATCCCCACTCGCTTTCTCCGCCCACTCTCGCAATGCCTGAGCTTCATCAATCTCAACCCATGTAAATCCGTAGCTATTTTTCATCGGTATGCACCCCCGTTGATCCGAATCCGCCTGTTCCTCGCTGCGTATCACTTAATTTTTCTGACTCAACAAAACTCGCTTGAATAACGGGTGCAATAACACCTTGTGCAACACGGTCTCCTTTTCGGATGATGTATGAGCCACTTGGTAAAAATCCACGGCCATTTGGCACATAAATTTCGTCACCTGCAATGTTGAAACAATAACAAGTAGCAGAATCGCTATACTCATTTATGTTGTCAAACATCCCGCAAACCTCACCGCGATAGTCACTATCTATAGTTCCAATGCTGTTTGATTGCCTTAGTTTTGTTCTAAGTGAAACGCCAGATCGAGGGCGAATTTGCAACTCATAGCCTTCTGGAATTTCAAACGCCAAACCTAAAGGTATTTTCATAGTTTCGCCAGGCTCAATAATTGTTTCCTCAACCGCTACAAGATCAAATCCTGCACTACCAATCGTTGCATACGTAGGTATTACTGCATCTGGATGGAGTTTTTTTATCTTCACTTGCATGATCAATTCCTCCCCAATTCTTTTACTTTCTCCTGCGCCAATCTGGTTGCGGTCGCCATTATTGCTACCGTACGTTTTGGTCCGATACCAGGTGTCTCATCCAATGCTCTTGTGAAAAGTTCCCACGAT
Encoded here:
- a CDS encoding adenine methyltransferase — translated: MKSNFNQGVFFNPQTVTNVWETPQDLFDRLNEMFNFTIDVCALPDNAKCERYFTPDQDGLKQEWTGVCWMNPPYGREISKWVQKAFEEAQKGATVVCLVPARTCSEWWHKYCMQGEIWFIRHRLKFGGSKINAPFTNALVVFKKIGYQRAYKAIDRHGSIL
- a CDS encoding deoxyuridine 5'-triphosphate nucleotidohydrolase, whose product is MQVKIKKLHPDAVIPTYATIGSAGFDLVAVEETIIEPGETMKIPLGLAFEIPEGYELQIRPRSGVSLRTKLRQSNSIGTIDSDYRGEVCGMFDNINEYSDSATCYCFNIAGDEIYVPNGRGFLPSGSYIIRKGDRVAQGVIAPVIQASFVESEKLSDTQRGTGGFGSTGVHTDEK